In Bacteroidota bacterium, the DNA window AATCGATCCGCTACTGCGCTACAGCGATCCGGATCTCCAAATGCCGGCCCATCCCAGTGAAATTGATGCCCAGGCACTGGCCCGAATCAGAAAAGTAATCCAGTCGGCACTACACGAAGACCGGCTCATTGACGAGTGGTTCGGGCAATTTGTAACGGAGCCAAAGCGTGATGTGTATGCATTCCCGCTAGACGAACCGGTGCAAGCTGATGCGATCAGGCAATACCTTGAAGGCGGCGGCCAACTCAAGCGATTCTCGGGCGCGACCTTTGCCTTTATCACAGAAGAAAGTGGAGACGCCCAATTGTTTGTCAGCGGCATGTCCTTGCTATTCCCGGCCCCCATTGCGGCAAGTGCGCCCATGCTTTGCGAAGCACCAGAGCTCTCCCAAAAATCGATGGCTGTGTTTCTGGAAAGCGAGACCTTCCTCGAATTGGTGGTAGATCTAGTCAATGAAGGGTTTCTGGAAATGGCCGCTTAAACAGACTACACAAGAGTTTTGAACAAAAATCCGTCAAAATCCAGACAAAGGGCTCCCTGGCGAGACAAGATCCATGAGGTGATCTTCGAAGCGGATACACCGTCAGGCAAGTTCTTTGACATGCTGCTGATCACGTTGATCTTGCTGAGCGTGCTGGCTGTAATGCTGGAAAGTGTTGCCTCGATTGAATCCGAGTACGGCGAAATTATCCGGATTGCGGAGTGGTTCTTCACCATCGCATTCACCATTGAGTACGTCCTGCGATTGGTTAGCGTTGATTACCCAAGCAAATATGCACGCAGTTTCTTTGGCCTTGTGGATTTGCTTGCCATTATCCCTACCTATTTGAGTGTCCTTATCCCTGGCACGCAGTTTCTGCTTGTCATCCGGTTGCTGCGTATCTTGCGCGTATTCCGGGTGCTCAAACTGGCCAAGTACATGGCAGAATCGCAGGTACTCACGCAAGCGCTCTGGGCCAGCAGGCGTAAAATTACTGTCTTTCTGTTCACCGTCCTGACGCTGATTGTTATCCTCGGCTCCCTGATGTACTTCATCGAAAGCGATGAAAATGGCTTCACCAGTATTCCGCGCAGTATTTATTGGGCCATTGTAACCATGACGACCGTCGGGTATGGCGACATATCGCCCCAAACCCCTCTCGGCCAGGCCCTTGCGTCGGTGGTCATGATTATGGGGTACGCAATTCTTGCGGTCCCTACGGGTATTGTGAGTGTGGAAATTGCGCGTGCAGATGCAGACCTGACCTCAACCAAATCCTGCCACGCCTGTAGCCTCGAAGGCCACGATCAAGATGCTGTATTCTGTAAGTATTGCGGAGAAGCGCTCTAGCAGTTAAACTAGCAACACGCTAAACGGGTTTGCTGTCTGCTTGGGCATAGCAGCATACAAGCAACAGCACCCAACACCAGAACTCCCAACCAGATGGCAGCAACGCTGGAAAATCGCGTAGTGCTGATTACGGGCAGCACCACGGGCCTGGGCAAAGCCATGGCCATGGCCTTTGCAAACCAAGGGGCCAGGGTGGTTATGAACTACCACAACAACCGGGCACGTGCAGAGGCAGCTTATACATCCCTCAAAGAAACCGGTACAGACACCCTCCTGTTACAGGCGGATGTAACCGACGCAGCCAGTGTTGGCCGGATGTACGATGAAATTGCGCAGAAACTCGGGCCTGTAGATATTCTGATTCCCAACGCAACACCAGATCAACCCCAGCGCCCAATAGAAGCATACGACTGGGCCCTCTACCAGTCGATGATCGACTTTTTCTTGAAAAGCCCGTTTTTGCTTACACGCGCATGTTTACCGCATAT includes these proteins:
- a CDS encoding ion transporter — encoded protein: MNKNPSKSRQRAPWRDKIHEVIFEADTPSGKFFDMLLITLILLSVLAVMLESVASIESEYGEIIRIAEWFFTIAFTIEYVLRLVSVDYPSKYARSFFGLVDLLAIIPTYLSVLIPGTQFLLVIRLLRILRVFRVLKLAKYMAESQVLTQALWASRRKITVFLFTVLTLIVILGSLMYFIESDENGFTSIPRSIYWAIVTMTTVGYGDISPQTPLGQALASVVMIMGYAILAVPTGIVSVEIARADADLTSTKSCHACSLEGHDQDAVFCKYCGEAL
- a CDS encoding SDR family NAD(P)-dependent oxidoreductase, whose protein sequence is MAATLENRVVLITGSTTGLGKAMAMAFANQGARVVMNYHNNRARAEAAYTSLKETGTDTLLLQADVTDAASVGRMYDEIAQKLGPVDILIPNATPDQPQRPIEAYDWALYQSMIDFFLKSPFLLTRACLPHMKQQKWGRIINITSEVFSLGVTPFTAYVAAKGSQVGFSRSLSNELAPHGITVNMISPGWIPVERQPTWAFIFAPSIYTCPP